A genomic window from Catenulispora sp. GP43 includes:
- a CDS encoding zinc-binding dehydrogenase, giving the protein MQALEFGGGAQARVIEIDQAPPASGWARVRVHYNSVCGSDLWLYEGKWHGNRYPIVPGHEWSGIVTEVGDTGREWIGRPVIGDLIHACGVCDPCRDGLPVMCESLTEVGFTVNGGCAEYVDVPVANLYAVPDGLSLAAACQTEPLSVALHAVARAALRPGERVAVLGCGGIGLLIAQAAHAAGAVVELATDPVAFRRGVAERIGVAQAVEPGSEQIQAVRGKGFDAVFEASGAPDSAVGALELVRPGGRVVLVGYRVGATHPIETAKLPLAYATMIGVMGPGGKYRDALNLLARGAVDAEPLLTDFVKLDEHGPALRRALDKADGTIRVVFDLAGADGA; this is encoded by the coding sequence ATGCAAGCTCTGGAATTCGGGGGCGGGGCACAGGCCAGGGTCATCGAGATCGACCAGGCACCGCCCGCATCGGGGTGGGCGCGGGTCCGCGTGCACTACAACAGCGTGTGCGGCAGCGACCTGTGGCTGTACGAGGGCAAGTGGCACGGCAACCGCTATCCCATCGTCCCGGGCCACGAATGGTCGGGGATCGTCACCGAGGTCGGCGACACGGGCAGGGAGTGGATCGGCCGCCCCGTGATCGGGGACCTCATCCACGCCTGCGGGGTCTGCGACCCCTGCCGCGACGGCCTGCCGGTCATGTGCGAGTCGCTGACAGAGGTCGGATTCACCGTCAACGGCGGCTGCGCCGAGTATGTGGACGTCCCGGTCGCCAACCTGTACGCGGTCCCGGACGGGCTCAGCCTCGCCGCGGCCTGCCAGACCGAGCCGCTGTCGGTGGCCCTGCACGCCGTCGCCCGCGCCGCGCTGCGGCCCGGAGAGCGGGTCGCGGTACTGGGCTGCGGCGGGATCGGCCTGCTGATCGCCCAGGCCGCGCACGCCGCCGGCGCGGTGGTCGAGCTGGCCACCGATCCGGTCGCGTTCCGGCGCGGGGTCGCCGAGCGGATCGGCGTGGCGCAGGCCGTGGAGCCGGGCTCCGAGCAGATCCAGGCCGTACGCGGCAAGGGTTTCGACGCCGTCTTCGAGGCCTCCGGCGCGCCGGACTCCGCGGTGGGCGCGCTGGAGCTGGTCCGGCCGGGCGGCCGCGTGGTCCTGGTCGGCTACCGGGTGGGGGCCACGCATCCGATCGAGACCGCCAAGCTGCCGCTGGCCTACGCGACCATGATCGGCGTCATGGGCCCGGGCGGGAAGTACCGCGACGCGCTGAACCTGCTGGCCCGCGGGGCGGTCGACGCCGAGCCGCTGCTCACCGACTTCGTCAAGCTCGACGAGCACGGGCCCGCGCTGCGGCGCGCCCTGGACAAGGCCGACGGGACCATCCGCGTCGTCTTCGACCTGGCCGGCGCGGACGGCGCCTGA
- the gntA gene encoding guanitoxin biosynthesis heme-dependent pre-guanitoxin N-hydroxylase GntA, giving the protein MSSDPIPAPRTVRDQFRSKMLDPSFPCLGGASAVRRGSYRLRIYPELGSPAAIEDCAEQLRRFTAENPAPTHPVAVHVAVFDGPYGLDEAGFEELLWRQLCGMHELDDADADADAAGPGEPTGSDGEDNEDNEDDPGFCYQGRDFFVVGLHAAASRIARRFQWPTLAFNALSHERPLQDAGKYGDMLRKIRERDLRLQGSLNPTLTLPQLAQFSGRDVGADWRCPLHGGD; this is encoded by the coding sequence TTGTCATCCGATCCCATCCCGGCGCCGCGGACCGTCCGCGATCAGTTCCGCAGCAAGATGCTCGACCCGTCCTTCCCCTGTCTGGGCGGCGCTTCGGCCGTGCGGCGCGGCAGCTATCGGCTCCGGATCTATCCGGAACTGGGCTCGCCCGCAGCCATCGAGGACTGCGCCGAGCAGCTTCGGCGGTTCACGGCCGAGAACCCGGCGCCGACCCACCCGGTCGCGGTCCACGTCGCGGTGTTCGACGGCCCCTACGGCCTCGACGAGGCGGGGTTCGAAGAGTTGTTGTGGCGGCAGTTGTGCGGCATGCACGAGCTGGACGACGCTGACGCCGACGCCGACGCGGCCGGCCCTGGCGAGCCGACAGGGTCCGACGGCGAGGACAACGAGGACAACGAGGACGACCCAGGGTTCTGCTATCAGGGCCGTGACTTCTTCGTCGTCGGGTTGCACGCGGCCGCGTCGCGGATCGCGCGCCGGTTCCAGTGGCCGACCCTGGCCTTCAACGCGCTCTCCCACGAACGGCCGCTACAGGACGCGGGGAAGTACGGCGACATGCTGCGCAAGATCAGAGAGCGGGATCTGCGACTCCAGGGCTCGCTGAACCCGACTCTGACGCTTCCGCAGCTCGCCCAGTTCTCAGGGCGCGACGTCGGCGCCGACTGGCGGTGTCCGCTGCACGGCGGGGACTGA
- a CDS encoding condensation domain-containing protein: protein MTKVDSGNEARKGGTRMDGHSPLSSVQEEMIRNIVDHPSAAGRYDSVSCFRLEGAVDFPALSGAVADLIERHSALRTVIRQDGEALLQYVAEPGELDQVTSFPACDDPIAELAENPAGGRYTLADILGGRPLFRVEFHERRSVPLLIIAVNHLIYDGWSIGLLWRDLGEFYAARVQGRPAELPILTTTYAEYATTQREAASALRDAAIDHYRRALGQGPRPVRWPAPREPYAGAPTDIDIMPVVIDGEHAALVREVSKRLRVPPFVVLMTATAMGMSKVCGQPDLLIGVDTANRDDPALLEVVGLFLNTRLVRVHAAPGEGLADVVARVREPWNATAAFGAVYYDEVLAALGNPLFFKCSMPTLSALPITEQQRPKLHGMSVDEVETEVEQSTWRDIALNWYSEGAGFRGELFHRLAAVDTETALEVRSAVLETIAAVRDDPAGGSVPAVQRTPPVGADVAP, encoded by the coding sequence GTGACCAAGGTCGACAGCGGGAACGAGGCAAGGAAGGGCGGGACGCGCATGGACGGGCATTCGCCACTGTCGTCGGTGCAGGAGGAGATGATCCGGAACATCGTCGACCATCCGTCGGCGGCGGGCCGGTACGACAGCGTCTCCTGCTTCCGGCTGGAGGGCGCGGTCGACTTCCCCGCGCTGTCCGGGGCGGTGGCCGACCTCATCGAACGCCACAGTGCGCTGCGCACGGTGATCCGGCAGGACGGCGAAGCCCTGTTGCAGTACGTCGCCGAGCCCGGCGAGCTGGACCAGGTGACCAGTTTCCCGGCCTGCGACGACCCGATCGCCGAGCTCGCCGAGAACCCCGCCGGCGGGCGGTACACGCTCGCGGACATCCTCGGCGGGCGTCCCCTGTTCCGGGTGGAGTTCCACGAGCGGCGATCCGTGCCGCTGCTGATCATCGCCGTCAACCATCTGATCTATGACGGCTGGTCCATCGGGCTGCTGTGGCGCGACCTCGGCGAGTTCTACGCCGCCCGGGTGCAGGGCCGACCGGCGGAACTGCCGATCCTCACCACGACCTACGCCGAATACGCCACGACCCAGCGCGAGGCGGCCAGCGCGCTGCGGGATGCGGCGATCGACCACTACCGCCGGGCTCTGGGCCAGGGCCCGAGGCCGGTCCGGTGGCCGGCGCCCCGCGAGCCGTACGCCGGGGCGCCGACGGACATCGACATCATGCCGGTCGTCATCGACGGCGAGCACGCGGCGCTGGTGCGTGAGGTCTCCAAGCGGCTGCGGGTACCCCCGTTCGTCGTCCTGATGACCGCCACCGCGATGGGGATGTCAAAGGTCTGCGGACAACCCGACCTGCTGATCGGCGTGGACACCGCGAACCGTGACGATCCGGCCCTGCTGGAGGTCGTCGGGCTCTTCCTCAACACGCGCCTGGTGCGAGTCCACGCCGCTCCCGGGGAAGGGCTGGCCGACGTCGTGGCCCGCGTCCGCGAACCCTGGAACGCCACGGCCGCGTTCGGCGCGGTGTACTACGACGAGGTGCTGGCCGCCCTCGGCAATCCCCTGTTCTTCAAATGCAGCATGCCGACCCTGTCCGCCCTGCCGATCACCGAGCAGCAACGTCCCAAGCTGCACGGGATGTCGGTCGACGAGGTCGAGACGGAAGTGGAGCAGAGCACGTGGCGTGACATCGCGCTCAACTGGTACAGCGAGGGAGCGGGTTTCCGCGGCGAGCTCTTCCACCGGCTCGCGGCGGTCGACACGGAGACCGCCCTCGAGGTGCGCTCCGCCGTCCTGGAGACGATCGCCGCCGTGCGCGACGACCCCGCCGGCGGATCAGTCCCCGCCGTGCAGCGGACACCGCCAGTCGGCGCCGACGTCGCGCCCTGA
- a CDS encoding amino acid adenylation domain-containing protein: MDSYHFGNRIDAIVAAHARTTPDAVAVRQGAVAWTYAELDRRADLVAAGLREQAVRPGGVVPMLMDRSTDLVAVMVGIMRAGCASACLDPRWPVERLADVIGQCGAPVVVADQPGPGRVTPEQLYGSGAVRADQTDHAGRTTPAASADLANADLGNTAPADTAPADTAPADTDPAGIDPACVFFTSGSTGRPKGVLAPHRGLVRSVVGNPALPFGPHTVQLAASPLPWDGFASEWLAPLLHGGCCVMADRGPEPLDPDQLRRQVAGGVNSLLIPAALFGIIAEEDVEALAGVECLFVGGDRLSVPAARRVLQRFPDLRLVNAYGPAENSIMTTVHVVRPADVVPDATDIPIGEPLPLTTVVVVDDAGAPVPPGVVGELVTGGDGLAIGYLGDPAETARRFFDTADGPLPPGRYYRTGDLAVRDEEGLLRYRGRVDRQLKLNGIRIEPAEVEAVLETHPQVTGCLVFLVETAPGRKQLACLYTTADGEPITAEDFRQTAGSRLLATMVPAIWQHTDRLPMSTMDKVDVEAARRLVAAAHAAVGDAAGTAPVPNGDPLLEELAVLLGQPGLAADADLLDAGLTSLDAVRLATRLAQRWQRPVSSADVFRLRTVEAVRRRAFERPAGRRTPPPTPVPAVDHAPLTRAQRRQLFAEWVAPGDMDNVVVEVYHIRGPLDPDVLDAAVCRAVARHTSLRTCFPVVEGMPVQHVVPADELPSPLSVVAPPEDPGGPLEAVAQAFAEGSWGAGPFHLDRELPIRARLCRLEDERHLLALQVHHIAIDGRSEPVVLHDIMSGYADVLAGRPPRPPAELDYASFGEWERTHLDAWTAAGADHWLKVLADAPPAFLPSPPPGGQVESRCLTKRIDADTVAGLARAAAARGGPPVSGLIAAAGLAMGRELSVSDLCLGTITDGRIDPAIDEVVGYFVNPLAIPLRGVLRSSPGQVLAQTAESVVSALEYATTPFDELVRILRPPRDRHPWFQAFTVLQGPRVHGELAAGVVLNHVPTQPTMTRREWTLQSFPQADGSWYVTADGRRDTLSDDAAAGVMDGLEAAIAELAALG, from the coding sequence ATGGACTCCTATCACTTCGGGAACCGCATCGACGCGATCGTGGCCGCCCACGCGCGCACGACGCCGGACGCCGTCGCCGTGCGGCAGGGCGCTGTGGCGTGGACCTACGCCGAACTCGACCGGCGGGCCGATCTGGTCGCGGCCGGACTGAGGGAGCAGGCCGTGCGGCCCGGCGGCGTCGTGCCGATGCTGATGGACCGGTCGACGGACCTGGTCGCCGTGATGGTGGGCATCATGCGGGCCGGCTGCGCCTCGGCGTGCCTGGATCCGCGCTGGCCGGTCGAGCGGCTCGCGGACGTGATCGGGCAGTGCGGCGCTCCGGTGGTCGTCGCGGACCAGCCGGGGCCGGGGCGGGTCACGCCGGAGCAGCTGTACGGGTCCGGAGCCGTGCGAGCAGATCAGACCGACCACGCCGGTCGCACCACGCCGGCCGCCTCGGCCGATCTGGCTAATGCCGATCTGGGCAACACCGCTCCAGCCGATACCGCTCCAGCCGATACCGCTCCAGCCGATACCGATCCAGCCGGTATCGATCCGGCCTGCGTGTTCTTCACCTCGGGTTCCACCGGCCGCCCGAAGGGCGTGCTGGCCCCGCACCGGGGACTGGTGCGCTCCGTCGTCGGGAACCCGGCGCTGCCGTTCGGGCCGCACACGGTCCAGCTCGCCGCCTCGCCGCTGCCGTGGGACGGCTTCGCCTCCGAGTGGCTGGCGCCGCTGCTGCACGGCGGGTGCTGCGTCATGGCCGACCGCGGCCCGGAGCCGCTGGACCCGGACCAGCTGCGCCGCCAGGTCGCCGGCGGTGTCAACAGCCTGCTGATCCCGGCCGCGCTGTTCGGGATCATCGCCGAGGAGGACGTCGAGGCCCTGGCCGGCGTCGAGTGCCTGTTCGTGGGCGGTGACCGGTTGTCCGTGCCGGCCGCGCGCCGGGTCCTCCAGCGTTTCCCCGACCTGCGTCTGGTCAACGCCTACGGCCCGGCCGAGAACTCCATCATGACCACCGTGCACGTCGTGCGGCCGGCCGACGTGGTCCCGGACGCGACCGACATCCCGATCGGGGAACCGCTGCCCCTGACCACCGTGGTGGTCGTGGACGACGCCGGCGCCCCGGTCCCGCCGGGCGTGGTCGGCGAGCTGGTGACCGGCGGCGACGGGCTGGCGATCGGCTACCTCGGCGATCCGGCCGAGACCGCGCGCCGCTTCTTCGACACGGCCGACGGCCCGCTTCCGCCCGGCCGCTACTACCGCACCGGCGATCTGGCGGTGCGGGACGAGGAAGGGCTGCTGCGCTACCGGGGCCGGGTGGACCGCCAGCTCAAGCTGAACGGCATCAGGATCGAGCCGGCCGAGGTCGAGGCCGTGCTGGAGACGCATCCCCAGGTCACCGGATGCTTGGTGTTCCTCGTGGAGACCGCGCCGGGACGCAAGCAGCTGGCCTGTCTCTACACCACAGCCGACGGCGAGCCGATCACCGCCGAGGATTTCCGCCAGACGGCGGGGTCGCGCTTGTTGGCGACCATGGTCCCGGCGATCTGGCAGCACACTGATCGGCTGCCGATGAGCACCATGGACAAGGTCGACGTCGAGGCGGCGCGCCGGCTGGTGGCCGCGGCCCACGCGGCCGTCGGTGACGCCGCCGGTACAGCACCTGTTCCGAACGGCGATCCGCTCTTGGAGGAGTTGGCGGTCCTGCTGGGCCAGCCCGGGCTCGCCGCGGACGCGGACCTGCTCGACGCCGGCCTGACGTCGCTGGACGCCGTTCGCCTGGCCACCAGGCTGGCCCAGCGCTGGCAGCGGCCGGTCTCCTCCGCCGACGTCTTCCGGCTGCGCACCGTCGAGGCCGTCCGGCGGCGCGCCTTCGAGCGCCCGGCCGGCCGGCGGACCCCGCCGCCCACCCCGGTCCCGGCCGTCGACCACGCCCCGCTCACCCGGGCGCAGCGCCGTCAGCTGTTCGCCGAGTGGGTCGCGCCCGGCGACATGGACAACGTGGTCGTCGAGGTCTACCACATCCGCGGGCCGCTCGATCCGGACGTCCTCGACGCGGCGGTGTGCCGGGCGGTCGCGCGCCACACCTCGCTGCGGACGTGCTTCCCGGTGGTCGAGGGCATGCCGGTGCAACACGTGGTGCCGGCTGATGAACTCCCCTCGCCGTTGTCCGTGGTGGCGCCGCCGGAGGATCCCGGGGGACCGCTGGAGGCGGTCGCGCAGGCCTTCGCCGAAGGCTCGTGGGGGGCGGGGCCCTTCCACCTGGATCGGGAACTGCCGATCCGGGCCCGGCTGTGCCGGCTCGAGGACGAGCGCCACCTGCTCGCGCTGCAAGTCCACCACATCGCGATCGACGGCCGGTCCGAGCCCGTGGTGCTGCACGACATCATGTCCGGCTACGCCGACGTGCTGGCCGGCCGGCCGCCCCGGCCGCCCGCGGAGCTGGACTACGCGTCCTTCGGCGAGTGGGAGCGGACCCACCTGGACGCCTGGACCGCGGCGGGAGCCGATCACTGGCTCAAGGTCCTGGCCGACGCGCCGCCGGCCTTCCTGCCGTCCCCGCCGCCCGGCGGCCAGGTGGAGAGCCGGTGTCTGACCAAGCGGATCGACGCGGACACCGTCGCCGGACTCGCCAGAGCCGCGGCGGCGCGCGGCGGACCGCCGGTCTCCGGCCTGATCGCGGCGGCCGGGCTCGCCATGGGCCGCGAGCTGTCGGTGTCGGACCTGTGCCTGGGCACCATCACGGACGGCCGGATCGATCCGGCCATCGACGAGGTCGTCGGGTACTTCGTCAACCCGCTCGCCATCCCGTTGCGCGGCGTGCTGCGGAGCAGTCCCGGACAGGTGCTGGCGCAGACGGCCGAGAGCGTGGTGTCGGCGCTGGAGTACGCGACGACGCCGTTCGACGAGCTTGTCAGGATCCTGCGGCCGCCGCGCGACCGCCATCCCTGGTTCCAGGCGTTCACCGTGTTGCAGGGGCCCAGAGTGCACGGCGAGCTGGCCGCGGGCGTGGTGCTGAACCACGTGCCGACGCAGCCCACGATGACCCGGCGGGAATGGACGCTGCAGAGCTTCCCGCAGGCCGACGGCAGCTGGTATGTGACGGCGGACGGCCGCCGGGACACTCTGTCCGACGATGCTGCGGCAGGCGTCATGGATGGACTGGAAGCCGCCATCGCCGAACTCGCGGCCCTGGGGTGA
- a CDS encoding AMP-binding protein, producing the protein MIGPSLWGGPADPPCLLETFAAMVRDRADDVAVVDDDVELTYDELGQWIGELAAELLRRDVRPGDRVAVLGTRSAAIVAMMWAVVGVGATYVPLDTEYPARLVAHMLADSGARLVVHTAEQLDVATEVPALRLPGWSGRAGASGGSDGSGGSGGSDGSGGSRTQVDWPTAKCDPEEPVYVIYTSGSTGLPKGVALPHRSIDNMAAWQYGHSVRPDLRTAQFAPLNFDVWFQEVLGTLCGGGTLVVMPEALRRDPIALLDWLDRHGIERLFLPCVALHMLTVAACDGEAAPPAALAEINTAGEQLVCTPAIREFFRRLPGCRLNNHYGQSESAMVTVHTLTGPSHSWPALPPIGTPLPGCEVLLDVLDPAEPEVGELLVAGAPMSAGYHDRPELSALRYIDIPRTARGHRRAFRTGDLCRIQDGAVWFLARTDHEVKIRGFRVNPLEVDGCLAELPEVVEAVCVAVEVAQGSRQLRAAVTVAPGESFDSARALAELRSRLPAQSVPVSITVLPEFPRTPSGKLDRERVAQLIGPAARRRARG; encoded by the coding sequence GTGATCGGCCCTTCGCTGTGGGGCGGCCCGGCGGATCCGCCGTGCCTGCTGGAAACCTTCGCGGCCATGGTCCGTGACCGCGCCGACGACGTCGCGGTCGTCGATGACGACGTCGAGCTCACCTACGACGAGTTGGGCCAGTGGATCGGTGAGCTGGCGGCCGAGTTGCTGCGGCGGGATGTGCGGCCCGGCGACCGGGTCGCCGTGCTGGGCACCCGCAGTGCGGCGATCGTGGCGATGATGTGGGCGGTCGTCGGTGTGGGGGCGACCTACGTGCCGCTCGACACCGAGTACCCGGCCCGGCTCGTGGCCCACATGCTCGCCGACAGCGGTGCCAGGCTGGTGGTGCACACCGCCGAGCAGTTGGACGTGGCGACCGAGGTGCCCGCGCTGCGGTTGCCGGGATGGTCCGGTCGGGCCGGCGCGAGCGGTGGCAGTGACGGCAGCGGCGGCAGCGGCGGCAGTGACGGCAGCGGCGGGAGCCGCACCCAGGTCGACTGGCCGACAGCGAAGTGCGACCCCGAGGAACCGGTCTACGTCATCTACACCTCCGGCTCGACCGGGCTGCCCAAAGGCGTGGCGCTGCCGCACCGGAGCATCGACAACATGGCCGCGTGGCAGTACGGCCATTCGGTGCGGCCCGACCTGCGCACGGCGCAGTTCGCCCCGCTCAACTTCGACGTGTGGTTCCAGGAGGTGCTCGGCACCCTGTGCGGCGGCGGCACGCTGGTCGTCATGCCCGAGGCGCTGCGCCGGGACCCGATCGCGCTGCTGGACTGGCTGGATCGGCACGGCATCGAGCGGTTGTTCCTGCCCTGCGTCGCCTTGCACATGCTGACGGTCGCCGCCTGCGACGGCGAGGCCGCTCCGCCGGCCGCGTTGGCTGAGATCAACACCGCCGGCGAGCAGTTGGTCTGCACTCCGGCGATCCGTGAATTCTTCCGCCGGCTGCCCGGATGCCGGCTCAACAACCATTACGGCCAAAGCGAATCCGCGATGGTCACCGTGCACACGCTGACGGGGCCGAGCCACTCCTGGCCCGCGCTGCCGCCGATCGGGACGCCGCTGCCGGGCTGCGAGGTGCTGCTGGACGTCCTGGACCCGGCCGAGCCCGAGGTCGGCGAACTGCTCGTGGCCGGGGCGCCGATGTCGGCCGGCTACCACGACCGGCCCGAGCTCAGTGCCCTGCGATACATCGACATCCCGCGCACCGCCCGCGGCCACCGCCGTGCGTTCCGGACCGGCGACCTGTGCCGCATCCAGGACGGCGCGGTGTGGTTCCTGGCGCGGACCGACCATGAGGTGAAGATCCGCGGCTTCCGGGTGAATCCCCTGGAGGTGGACGGATGCCTGGCCGAGCTGCCCGAGGTGGTGGAAGCGGTCTGCGTCGCCGTCGAGGTCGCGCAGGGCTCCAGGCAGCTGCGCGCCGCGGTCACGGTCGCGCCGGGGGAGTCGTTCGACAGCGCGCGGGCCCTGGCCGAGCTGCGTTCCCGACTGCCCGCGCAGTCCGTGCCGGTGTCGATCACCGTGCTCCCGGAGTTCCCCCGCACCCCGAGCGGGAAGCTGGACCGGGAGCGGGTGGCCCAGTTGATCGGTCCGGCCGCGCGTCGGAGAGCCAGGGGGTAG
- a CDS encoding FMN-binding negative transcriptional regulator, with protein MYVPALYEPATDQQIGAVLRGHPLALLLTNGLDVPHATNLPMVFRDDEPGDVVGSTLWGHMNRANPHWRDLADGMSAKAVFSGPGTYISPVNYQIEPAAPTWDFVTVHLRGTLRVVQAGEETLAVVRRTADLLEASFGDGWDPSGSVGYFRSIVRGVGAFEFRVEAAEAMFKLSQEKSPEIQQRLIDRFATQEARIPACGVATLMREMGLGERL; from the coding sequence ATGTACGTTCCTGCGTTGTACGAACCTGCCACCGATCAGCAGATCGGCGCGGTGCTGCGCGGCCACCCGCTGGCGCTGCTGCTCACCAACGGCTTGGACGTCCCGCACGCCACCAACCTGCCGATGGTCTTCCGGGACGACGAGCCCGGTGACGTGGTCGGCTCCACCTTGTGGGGCCACATGAACCGGGCCAACCCGCACTGGCGGGACCTGGCCGACGGGATGTCGGCGAAGGCGGTCTTCTCCGGGCCCGGCACCTATATCAGTCCTGTGAATTACCAGATCGAACCGGCGGCGCCCACCTGGGACTTCGTCACCGTGCACCTGCGCGGGACGCTGCGGGTCGTGCAGGCCGGCGAGGAGACGCTGGCAGTGGTGCGGCGCACGGCGGATCTGCTGGAGGCGTCGTTCGGCGACGGCTGGGATCCGTCCGGGTCGGTCGGCTACTTCCGGTCCATCGTCCGCGGCGTCGGCGCGTTCGAGTTCCGGGTCGAGGCGGCCGAGGCGATGTTCAAACTGAGCCAGGAGAAGAGCCCTGAGATCCAGCAGAGGCTCATTGACAGATTCGCGACGCAGGAGGCTCGCATTCCCGCGTGCGGGGTCGCGACGCTCATGCGGGAAATGGGATTGGGGGAGCGGCTGTGA
- a CDS encoding lysine N(6)-hydroxylase/L-ornithine N(5)-oxygenase family protein: MIGIGFGPANLALAVALAETQTPTGTGTGAETAQGAPAPARTLPGRTLFFERKPRFGWHQDMLIEGATMQVAFLKDLATMRNPTSTFTYISYLHSRHRLADFINSKSFYPYRVEYHDYLEWAAQRLDHLVRYDSEVVAVRARYEDGIADLLEVDVRTQGRTRTHLTRNVVIGAGLVPKLPKDAAVSGRIWHSAELLSRLKDVPADRGTSFAVVGAGQSAAEVVAHLHQTYQGADVHAVFSRFGYSVADDSPLANRIFDPVAVDQFYQAPENVREMLLDYHRDTNYSVVDLDLTQELHDITYREGLSGRRRLHLHNVSRLRGVTESPDGVDLVVEFLPSGEVETIRVDALVYATGYEPADPLALLGDLGAQCKRDDQGRLVLGRDYQVITSDSLQCGLYLHGAGAEHTHGLTAGLLSTVATRAGEITRSILDHVR, from the coding sequence GTGATCGGCATCGGTTTCGGCCCGGCGAACCTGGCGTTGGCCGTCGCGCTCGCGGAGACGCAGACGCCGACGGGGACGGGCACGGGGGCGGAGACGGCCCAGGGTGCCCCGGCACCGGCTCGGACGCTGCCCGGGCGGACGCTCTTCTTCGAGCGCAAGCCGCGTTTCGGATGGCATCAGGACATGCTCATCGAGGGGGCGACCATGCAGGTCGCGTTCCTCAAGGACCTCGCGACGATGCGCAACCCGACGAGTACGTTCACGTATATCAGCTATCTGCATTCGCGTCACCGGCTCGCGGACTTCATCAACAGCAAGAGCTTCTACCCTTATCGCGTCGAGTACCACGACTACCTGGAATGGGCGGCTCAGCGCCTGGACCACCTGGTGCGCTACGACTCCGAGGTGGTCGCCGTCCGCGCCCGGTACGAGGACGGGATCGCGGACCTGCTGGAAGTGGATGTCCGGACCCAGGGGCGGACGCGGACCCATCTCACCCGCAACGTCGTCATCGGTGCCGGGCTCGTTCCGAAGCTGCCGAAGGACGCCGCCGTGTCCGGGCGGATCTGGCACAGCGCCGAACTGTTGAGCCGACTCAAGGACGTGCCGGCCGACCGGGGGACTTCCTTCGCCGTCGTCGGCGCCGGCCAAAGCGCGGCTGAAGTGGTGGCGCATCTGCACCAGACCTATCAAGGCGCCGATGTGCACGCGGTCTTCTCCCGGTTCGGCTACAGCGTCGCCGACGACAGCCCGCTGGCCAACCGCATCTTCGATCCGGTCGCCGTCGACCAGTTCTACCAGGCGCCCGAGAACGTCCGGGAGATGCTGCTCGACTACCACCGCGACACCAACTACTCGGTGGTCGACCTGGATCTCACCCAGGAACTGCACGACATCACGTATCGCGAGGGCCTGTCCGGTCGCCGGCGGCTCCACCTGCACAACGTCTCCCGGCTGCGCGGCGTCACCGAGAGCCCGGACGGAGTCGACCTGGTGGTCGAGTTCCTGCCCAGCGGCGAGGTCGAGACGATCCGGGTCGACGCCCTTGTCTACGCCACCGGCTACGAGCCGGCCGACCCGCTGGCGCTGCTCGGCGATCTGGGCGCCCAGTGCAAGCGGGACGACCAGGGCCGCCTCGTGCTCGGCCGGGACTACCAGGTGATCACCTCGGATTCCCTCCAGTGCGGCCTGTATCTGCACGGCGCCGGCGCCGAGCACACGCACGGACTCACCGCCGGGCTGCTGTCCACGGTCGCGACGCGCGCCGGCGAGATCACGCGCTCGATCCTCGACCACGTTCGCTGA
- a CDS encoding phosphopantetheine-binding protein → MSTLTHGVGISPGAAYGEAVSVQTTVDAVSRIWEQVLEVQVGPDTDFFDVGGHSFLAMRIVALLGAELSAEVPVTLVFDHPRLGDFAAAVAQAVGAGTANPR, encoded by the coding sequence ATGAGTACCCTGACCCACGGCGTCGGGATCTCGCCCGGCGCAGCCTACGGGGAGGCAGTGAGCGTGCAGACAACAGTGGACGCCGTCAGCCGAATCTGGGAGCAGGTCCTGGAGGTCCAGGTCGGCCCGGACACCGATTTCTTCGACGTCGGCGGTCATTCCTTCCTGGCGATGCGCATCGTCGCCCTGCTCGGTGCGGAACTGTCCGCCGAGGTGCCGGTCACGCTGGTCTTCGACCACCCCCGGCTCGGGGACTTCGCCGCCGCCGTCGCCCAAGCCGTGGGCGCCGGAACCGCGAACCCGCGGTGA